One part of the Alistipes onderdonkii genome encodes these proteins:
- a CDS encoding histone H1: MNELVKTIDELYAAFKTDAELQAGKNNKAAGLRARKVSLELEKKLKEFRKTSLAAAAK, translated from the coding sequence ATGAATGAACTGGTAAAGACTATCGACGAGCTGTATGCGGCATTCAAGACCGACGCAGAGCTTCAGGCGGGAAAAAACAACAAAGCTGCGGGACTGCGCGCCCGTAAGGTGTCGCTGGAGCTTGAGAAGAAACTCAAGGAATTCCGGAAAACGTCGCTTGCGGCAGCTGCCAAATAG
- a CDS encoding ParB/RepB/Spo0J family partition protein, translated as MQTAKANSKSKQSGKTAVRTPAVSEAVAAQAQDPVAAGSPDMKPAEPQATDIGAVNPVAETSPAEQPAVHPETDVRLLDLNKIVNSTYNPRKNFREDTLLELAESIKQSGVLQPICVRPKDEGFEIVYGERRYWAAAMANLKFIPALVRDLSDAEAEDAAITENLQREDVRPREEAAAYKRALQSGRHTIESLVGKFGKSEAYIRSRLKLCELIDALAGMLDKEEISVGVATEIAKYPADIQQEVYDDHFAEGCYNSWKTARIKEIARRLYERYMTKLESYNFDKTECLSCQHNTANQVLFKDECADGCAGCQNRECMLRKNDEYLVLKAVKLLKDDPRTTLATNGATPVAVLEALEQEGYHVEELEYSVYHYDKGPQMPDAPQAEEFESEEEFSEAQEEYEAEMAAFAEETQRLEFDISEGRVRKYAIIGNLDIEFRYEEIEDEEREVTINEGQSNERKVFVSVVPPSPLEGLLQQERRYREICYEHITTDMKRVFLDVKVANKPLQKEEQQMFYYAVMQRVMSDSKLRQCGFRPKEGSYLTDEEQFAAAGRITAKQQAALIRAFLVDYFRSAAPEYRCTDETLLTGMMCRFADLNFAEQSQAVQQQYLETYEKRKARLQEQIDALQAKAEAEEMAVSMREAPDFEPEELPDLLPDEMPDAEPSPEPLIIPMDPDIEPDTRMPEEMKTAA; from the coding sequence ATGCAGACTGCGAAAGCAAATTCGAAATCGAAGCAGAGCGGTAAGACCGCAGTTCGGACGCCGGCCGTTTCCGAGGCCGTTGCGGCGCAAGCGCAAGACCCGGTTGCAGCCGGGAGTCCCGACATGAAACCCGCCGAACCGCAGGCAACGGATATCGGAGCTGTGAATCCTGTCGCAGAAACCAGTCCTGCCGAACAACCGGCAGTCCATCCCGAGACGGATGTCCGGCTGCTGGATCTGAACAAGATCGTCAATTCGACCTACAATCCCCGCAAGAACTTCCGTGAGGATACGCTGCTGGAACTTGCCGAGAGCATCAAACAGTCGGGCGTACTGCAGCCTATCTGCGTGCGTCCGAAGGACGAGGGCTTCGAGATCGTCTACGGCGAGCGCCGCTACTGGGCCGCGGCCATGGCGAATCTGAAATTCATCCCGGCCTTGGTACGGGATTTGTCGGACGCCGAGGCCGAGGATGCCGCCATCACGGAGAACCTGCAGCGCGAGGACGTGCGGCCGCGCGAGGAGGCCGCCGCCTACAAGCGGGCCCTGCAGTCGGGACGGCATACGATCGAGAGCCTCGTGGGCAAGTTCGGCAAGTCGGAAGCCTACATCCGCTCGCGACTGAAACTCTGCGAGCTGATCGATGCCCTGGCCGGGATGCTCGACAAGGAGGAGATTTCGGTGGGCGTCGCTACGGAGATCGCCAAATATCCGGCCGACATCCAGCAGGAGGTCTACGACGATCATTTCGCCGAGGGGTGCTACAACTCGTGGAAGACGGCGCGGATCAAGGAGATCGCCCGGCGTCTCTACGAGCGTTACATGACCAAGCTGGAAAGCTATAACTTCGATAAGACGGAGTGCCTTTCCTGCCAGCACAACACGGCCAATCAGGTGCTGTTCAAGGACGAATGTGCAGACGGCTGCGCAGGCTGCCAGAACCGCGAGTGCATGCTCCGCAAGAATGACGAGTACCTCGTACTGAAGGCCGTGAAACTCCTCAAGGACGATCCGCGTACGACGCTGGCGACGAACGGCGCGACGCCCGTCGCGGTGCTCGAAGCGCTCGAACAGGAGGGCTATCACGTCGAAGAGCTGGAATACAGCGTTTATCACTACGACAAAGGCCCTCAGATGCCCGACGCTCCGCAGGCCGAAGAGTTCGAATCGGAAGAGGAGTTCTCCGAGGCTCAGGAAGAGTACGAAGCCGAAATGGCGGCGTTTGCCGAAGAAACTCAGCGGTTGGAGTTCGACATCTCGGAAGGACGGGTGCGCAAATACGCCATCATCGGCAACCTCGATATCGAGTTCCGCTACGAAGAGATCGAGGACGAAGAGCGGGAAGTGACAATAAACGAGGGACAGTCCAATGAACGCAAAGTTTTTGTCTCCGTCGTCCCGCCATCGCCGCTGGAGGGACTGCTCCAACAGGAGCGTCGCTACCGGGAAATCTGCTACGAACATATCACGACCGATATGAAGCGTGTCTTCCTCGATGTGAAGGTTGCTAACAAGCCCTTGCAGAAAGAGGAGCAGCAGATGTTCTACTACGCCGTGATGCAGCGCGTAATGAGCGATTCGAAACTCCGTCAGTGCGGTTTCCGGCCCAAGGAGGGCTCTTACCTGACCGACGAGGAGCAGTTCGCCGCTGCGGGACGCATTACGGCCAAGCAGCAGGCGGCGCTGATCCGTGCGTTTCTGGTGGACTACTTCCGTTCGGCGGCTCCGGAGTACCGCTGTACGGACGAAACGCTCCTGACGGGAATGATGTGCCGCTTTGCAGATCTGAACTTTGCGGAACAGAGCCAAGCCGTTCAACAACAGTATCTGGAAACATACGAAAAGCGCAAAGCCCGGCTTCAGGAGCAGATTGACGCCTTGCAGGCGAAGGCCGAGGCCGAGGAGATGGCGGTCTCGATGCGGGAGGCTCCGGACTTCGAGCCCGAGGAACTCCCGGATCTGCTGCCGGACGAGATGCCCGACGCAGAGCCGTCGCCGGAGCCGTTGATTATTCCGATGGACCCGGATATCGAACCCGATACCCGGATGCCGGAGGAGATGAAAACGGCGGCATAA
- a CDS encoding LPD28 domain-containing protein, with product MAYESSIPFADIRDFRDAEINGIPALFTISRLDSETLPADFHSCEVMGGRGSDFQWLVPLALANFTGTFVSRQPLLREGQASAEIRRYGIYDATTVDEWSENNNS from the coding sequence ATGGCATACGAATCATCCATTCCTTTCGCGGATATCAGGGATTTCCGCGACGCTGAGATCAACGGCATCCCGGCTCTTTTCACCATATCTCGGCTCGATTCCGAAACCCTTCCCGCCGATTTTCACTCGTGCGAGGTTATGGGCGGCCGTGGCAGCGATTTTCAGTGGCTCGTTCCGCTGGCTTTGGCAAACTTCACCGGAACGTTCGTCTCCCGGCAGCCCCTGCTCCGGGAAGGACAGGCGTCCGCTGAAATACGCCGGTACGGCATCTATGACGCGACGACAGTCGACGAATGGTCTGAAAACAATAACTCTTAA
- a CDS encoding site-specific integrase: MRSTFKVLFYLKRNKDKDQKVVPVMGRITVNGSIAQFSAKLSVPETLWEVSGGRAKGRSLEADRINRHLDNIRTQIGKHYQAICDRESYVTAEKVKNAYLGFGEKYRLLLEAFEKFTGDLKKRVGIDRCHGTWNRYYKSIDHLRTFMRKEYNVSDMPLAELEQSFIEQYHVYLKSDLGLKPTTVSGYLKCLKYVVKIAFNNGWMPRNPFSLYQYTAPNPERSFLTEDELRRMMTTELRYKRQDYNRDMFLFSCFTGICYADMASLTYDRIEQDAQGEWWISGNRQKTETRYVVKLLPYALFILNKYRGLTGDGRVFAMSTLDSIDDSLKNIARKCGIDKQLSFHLARHTYATTICLSNGVSLETLSKMLGHKNITTTQIYAKVTPPMIDREVTMLREKLATKFSV, translated from the coding sequence ATGCGTAGCACGTTCAAGGTTCTGTTCTACCTTAAAAGGAACAAAGACAAAGATCAGAAAGTCGTCCCTGTCATGGGTCGCATCACGGTCAACGGCAGCATCGCGCAGTTCAGCGCGAAGCTCTCCGTCCCGGAAACGCTTTGGGAGGTCAGCGGTGGCCGCGCCAAAGGCCGTAGTCTCGAAGCGGATCGCATCAACCGTCATCTGGACAACATCCGCACCCAGATCGGCAAACACTATCAAGCAATTTGTGACCGGGAGTCATACGTTACGGCCGAAAAGGTCAAGAATGCCTATCTCGGCTTCGGCGAGAAATACCGGCTGCTTCTCGAAGCGTTCGAGAAATTCACCGGCGACCTCAAGAAACGTGTCGGCATCGACCGCTGCCACGGTACATGGAACCGCTACTATAAATCCATCGACCATCTGCGGACTTTCATGCGTAAGGAGTATAACGTGAGCGATATGCCCTTGGCAGAATTGGAACAGTCGTTCATCGAGCAATACCACGTCTACCTTAAATCCGATCTGGGGCTCAAGCCTACGACCGTCAGCGGTTATCTCAAATGCCTGAAATACGTTGTCAAAATCGCGTTCAACAACGGCTGGATGCCTCGCAACCCCTTTTCCCTCTATCAATATACGGCTCCGAATCCGGAACGTAGTTTTTTAACGGAAGATGAACTCCGGCGTATGATGACTACCGAGCTGCGGTATAAGCGTCAGGACTATAACCGCGATATGTTCCTGTTCTCCTGCTTCACGGGCATCTGCTATGCGGATATGGCCTCGCTGACCTATGACCGGATAGAGCAGGATGCGCAGGGCGAGTGGTGGATCAGCGGGAACCGCCAGAAGACCGAAACCAGATACGTTGTCAAACTTCTGCCGTATGCGTTGTTCATCCTGAACAAGTACCGGGGCCTGACCGGCGACGGACGTGTTTTTGCCATGTCTACACTCGATTCGATCGACGACAGCCTGAAAAACATCGCCCGGAAGTGCGGCATCGACAAACAACTCTCGTTCCATCTGGCAAGGCACACGTACGCCACGACGATCTGCCTGTCGAACGGCGTGAGTCTGGAGACGCTTTCGAAGATGCTGGGACATAAAAATATCACCACCACTCAAATCTATGCGAAAGTCACCCCGCCGATGATCGACCGTGAGGTTACCATGCTCCGGGAGAAACTGGCAACGAAATTCTCCGTGTAG
- a CDS encoding helix-turn-helix domain-containing protein, whose amino-acid sequence MERLDEILEIVREIREDVSFMKRHRNMLCGMPILEVDEVCDLLKMSDRQLRRYRTSGQLVGFHFGRRLMFSTAEINRFIERVEMEHKQKKSLRKAIHNL is encoded by the coding sequence ATGGAACGACTCGATGAGATTTTGGAAATCGTCCGAGAGATCCGCGAGGATGTCTCCTTTATGAAACGCCACCGTAATATGCTTTGCGGGATGCCTATTCTGGAAGTCGACGAAGTATGCGACCTTTTGAAGATGAGCGATCGTCAACTGCGCCGTTATCGCACTTCGGGTCAGCTTGTCGGTTTCCATTTCGGTCGTCGTCTAATGTTTTCGACGGCTGAAATCAACCGCTTCATAGAGCGTGTTGAAATGGAACATAAGCAGAAAAAGTCTTTGAGAAAAGCTATCCATAATCTTTAA